A window from Sus scrofa isolate TJ Tabasco breed Duroc chromosome 2, Sscrofa11.1, whole genome shotgun sequence encodes these proteins:
- the RPL18A gene encoding 60S ribosomal protein L18a isoform X1 gives MKASGTLREYKVVGRCLPTPKCRTPPLYRMRIFAPNHVVAKSRFWYFVSQLKKMKKSSGEIVYCGQVFEKSPLRVKNFGIWLRYDSRSGTHNMYREYRDLTTAGAVTQCYRDMGARHRARAHSIQIMKVEEIAASKCRRPAVKQFHDSKIKFPLPHRVLRRQHKPRFTTKRPNTFF, from the exons ATGAAGGCCTCGGGCACG cTGCGAGAGTACAAGGTGGTGGGGCGCTGCCTGCCCACCCCGAAATGCCGCACACCACCCCTCTATCGCATGCGAATCTTTGCTCCTAATCATGTTGTCGCCAAGTCCCGCTTCTGGTACTTTGTGTCTCAgctgaagaagatgaagaagtcTTCAGGGGAAATAGTCTACTGTGGCCAG GTGTTTGAGAAGTCTCCCCTGCGGGTGAAGAACTTTGGCATCTGGTTGCGCTACGACTCCCGCAGTGGCACCCACAACATGTATCGGGAGTACCGGGACCTGACCACAGCCGGCGCTGTCACCCAGTGCT ACCGAGACATGGGTGCCCGGCACCGGGCCCGGGCCCACTCCATCCAGATCATGAAGGTGGAGGAGATTGCAGCCAGCAAGTGCCGCCGACCAGCAGTCAAGCAGTTCCAC GACTCCAAGATCAAGTTCCCGCTACCCCACCGGGTCCTCCGTCGCCAGCACAAGCCACGCTTCACCACCAAGAGGCCCAACACCTTCTTCTAG
- the RPL18A gene encoding 60S ribosomal protein L18a isoform X2 — translation MRIFAPNHVVAKSRFWYFVSQLKKMKKSSGEIVYCGQVFEKSPLRVKNFGIWLRYDSRSGTHNMYREYRDLTTAGAVTQCYRDMGARHRARAHSIQIMKVEEIAASKCRRPAVKQFHDSKIKFPLPHRVLRRQHKPRFTTKRPNTFF, via the exons ATGCGAATCTTTGCTCCTAATCATGTTGTCGCCAAGTCCCGCTTCTGGTACTTTGTGTCTCAgctgaagaagatgaagaagtcTTCAGGGGAAATAGTCTACTGTGGCCAG GTGTTTGAGAAGTCTCCCCTGCGGGTGAAGAACTTTGGCATCTGGTTGCGCTACGACTCCCGCAGTGGCACCCACAACATGTATCGGGAGTACCGGGACCTGACCACAGCCGGCGCTGTCACCCAGTGCT ACCGAGACATGGGTGCCCGGCACCGGGCCCGGGCCCACTCCATCCAGATCATGAAGGTGGAGGAGATTGCAGCCAGCAAGTGCCGCCGACCAGCAGTCAAGCAGTTCCAC GACTCCAAGATCAAGTTCCCGCTACCCCACCGGGTCCTCCGTCGCCAGCACAAGCCACGCTTCACCACCAAGAGGCCCAACACCTTCTTCTAG